The genomic interval AGACGTTTCGCCGGACCCCCTCCGCGAGCGAATCCACGCGCTCCTGGACGAGTCGGCGATGGTGCCGGGCGTGTTGACCCTCTCGTCGGCCCGCGCCGTCGAGGGGCCGAGCGCGAGCACCGCCGGAATCGAGGACCGCGCGGCGGGGGTCCAGCTCATCTACGAGGGACTCAGGCTCACCCGCGCGCTCGCGGCCGACGTGCCGTGGGACCGCGACCCGCCCCACACCGACGGCAACGTCGCCATCCTCGCGGCCGACGTGATGGTCGCCCGGGGGTTCTCACTGCTCGCGAGCACCGAGGCCGCCGACAAGGCGGTCGAGACGGTCAAGTCGTTCGGCCGCGACGAGACCGACGACCAGCAGGGCCGCGAGAGCCGCCCCCACGCGCTCGAAGTAGACGTGTTCGAACTCGCGGTGCTGGCGGGCACGACCGCCTTCGGGGTCGAGCCCCCCGAGTCCCTGCTGGCCTACGTCGAGGACCTCGCGGCCTCGCTCGGCGGCGACCGACCGGACCCCCCCGAGTCGGTCCCCGAGGAGGTCGCGAAGGCGATGGCCGACGTGCCGACCCCCCGGCGGTTCGAGTCGGCCGACGAGGCCCGCCCGTCGGCCACCGATCCCTGACGCGAATCGAAACGCCTAAAGAGGATACCGGGCCTATCATGGAATGCGCGGCGACGTAACGCGCCTGGGTAGCTTAGCGGTAAAGCGCGTCCTTGGTAAGGACGAGAGCCCGGGTTCAAATCCCGGCCTAGGCTTGTAACGACTCCTCCGTATCCTTCCACCTCGTTCAGTCCTACGTGGGGCCGTCGGACCGTGTTGAACTCCCATCGGTGAAGAACTTCGAAGCCACGGACGCGGAATCCCGGGTGGATGGACCGTTACTCTCCCCCGGTACCGGTATCTAACGTTCCCTCTTGCGGTGTCTGGGCGTCACGCCACCAGACTAATTCGAACTCGATGCTCTGTTTGGCCTCCGTATCGCCCTCCGACCAGTCGGACTCGCCTTCCAACTTGAAGGTCACCGGATTCGTCGGGTTCAACGCCACCTGCTGACCGCCGAGTTCGAGCGTCACATCCCCGCCACCGTCGAGTTGGTCTGCGAACTCCCGGAGGTACGAAGCGATCTCGGACCGCGTTTTCTCTGCTTCAGTTTCGAGTTCTCCCATCGCAGATTGTACGCTGGGAACCTCCATAAACGAAGGGGCCAATTCCCGGTCGCGAGGAATAACCGCCTCCTGCTCCGTCGAAATCCATGACCGCCGTGGTTTTCAAGAGCGTATCAGACTGGCATGAAGAGTCGGTCAGCCGATGTCTCGCCTGTCGAGCCGGGACCAGTTATCCAAGCCGACGCGGAGGGTGGCCTTGAGCGCGCCCAGGACGACCGGGCCGAAGAACAGTCCCATGATTCCGAATGCGTACGCGCCTCCGAGGATACCGATGAGGATGACGGCGGGATTGAGTTTCGCATACCTGTCGACGGCGAATGGCCGGAGATAGTCGTCGGTGAGTCCGACCACGATGACGCTGTAGACGAACAATCCGACGGCGAGCAACGGTGCGCCCGTGAGATACAGGTAGACCACCGCCCCGCCCCAGACCGGGATCGCACCGACGAGCGGAACCATCGCGAGAACGATCATGACGGCCGTCCAGAACACCGCGTTTGGAACGCCAGTGACGGCGAGTCCGACCCCAGCGACGACCCCCTGGACGATGCCGACAAAGATGTGTCCGACCAGAACGCCCCACATCACGTCGTCGATCTCGGCGTAGAGGTCGCGCTGGATGTCTCTCGGGAGGGGAATCGTCCGGTAACACCAGTCGAGCAGTTCGCTGCCGTCTTTGAGGAGGTAGTAGACGAGAAAGAGCGCCAGCGCGACCCCGATGAGGTGGAAGGTGATCGTCCCGAATGCTTCGGTCGACCGTTCGAACACGACGGTCCCGATTTCTCGCCCTGAGCCGACGAGTCCCTCGGCGATATCGACCTCTCGTCCGGTGAGCTCCTCGATTCGGGCCTGTAGTAACTCGGTCTGCATCGCGTCAGCGTCGAAGTCCTGGAGGATTCGCTCGGCACTATCCGCCACGGTCCAAAAGACTACGACGAACGGTGCGACGAACCCCGCAACTGCCAGCACGACGAGAGAGAGCGCAGCCACCATCGGCGACGTGTACGCTTCGAAGCGGACTTGGAGCGGATAGAGCACGTAAGCGAGGAGTACGGCACCGAGGACGTACTGGAGAAACGGGTGAACCAGTAGGACCGACAGGACGAGGAGGACGGCAACGAGAGCGAGGAGAAACCCCTTACTGAGATTCACGACCGCAAATTCGGTAACCGATGACAAAAAGAGTACCGTTCGGTCCGAAACCATCGTCGCGGGTACCGACGGTGGCGTACATACGCGAATTCCAGTTCGGCACATAAAGCCACCAGCAAGTCCCGAGGGTAACGCCCTCTCGGGGTGGATTTATGGTCTCCAAGGTCGTGGAAATCGTGGGGGAGAACCGATGCACTTCGATGAATTTACAGGCCAAGTACAGCATCGACTCGAACTTCCGGGGACTGCCGAGACGTTGCGGGCGATTCGGGCGACCCTCATGACGGTCGGGCAACGAATACCGGAGGGGGCGGCCGAGGACCTCGCCGCTTCGCTTCCGATGGAGATCAAGTGGTACATGACGGGCGCTGTGCACGAACACGGCCAGCGGTTCGATTGGCGGGAATTCCTCTCGCGAGTCAGCGAGATCGAGGGCATAGACCGGCCGGAGGCGGCGTACCACGCCCGAGTTATCATGGACCTCGTGAGCACCGCGGTACCGGAGTCCGATTTCTGGCAGTTACGCGACCAACTCCCCGAGAGCGAAGACGACGAGGACTGGGGACAGCTGTTCGAGGTGACCGACGCGGGTGGCTGGGGCGAGGCACAGGAGAAACAGACGGGCGGCGGTCCGCAGTCCGACGCCGAAAGCGAAGCCGAACCGGGGGAGACGCCCGAGTGACGACCCCGGGGTCCGAAAACCGACCGCCGGACCTTCGAAAGCAGTACGCTGTCGTGAGGTTCGCCCCGAGCCTGTCAGATGGGCAGAGTTACTGATTAACCCGCCGAGCGCATACGTAGTCGTGGGGGAACGCACATGGATATCACAGACATCGTCACCAGCGATTACACCGCGTTCGACGTGGGGACACCGATCTCGAAAGTCTCGGGGGCCTTCGACGACCCGTCCCTGAAGGCGGTCGTGATCACGGACGGCGACGAGTACGAGGGCGTACTCACGCGACGCCAACTGGCGTCGTCGCATCACCAGCCCAGCGAGAAGGCCAGATCGCGGGTGTGGCACGCACCAACCGTCGAACGAACCGAGGACGTGCGCGAGGTCGCCCGCCTGATGGTCGGGAGCGACGCCAAATTGCTCCCGGTCGAGGACCGCGATGGCGCACTGATCGGGGTCGTGACGGGCGACGACCTCCTGAAGAAGGTCACGCCCTATCTCAACGTCATCTCCGTGGACGACGTGAGTAGCGACGACCTCGTGACGCTGGGGCCCGAGGAGACCATCGGCAAGGCGCTTCATGTGTTCCGCGAACACCGGATCACCCACCTCCCCGTGATGGAGGATGGCGACCTCGCGGGAGTCGTCAGTCTCCACGACGTTATCGGCTTTACCACCCGAGAGGTGCGACGGAGTCAAGGCGGCGACCCCGGTGGGACGGACTCGTTCGGCGGCGATATTTCCGACAGCTCCGGCCGCTCGCGCCGGGGTGGCTTCGGTGCTCGGGAAGGCGACCGGGCGCGCCTGCTCGATCTCCCGGTCGAGGACGTGATGACCGAGACGGTCGGGACCGTCAGTCCGGGGCGGCCCCTCGACGAGGCCGTCGAGGAGATGTTCGAACTCGGTGGCTCGTCGCTCGTCGTCGAAGCGGACGACGAACCAGACGGAATCGTCACCAAAACGGACGTGCTGGAAGCGCTG from Halorussus salilacus carries:
- a CDS encoding DUF7114 family protein, yielding MEAAARARRAGRRAVRDVSPDPLRERIHALLDESAMVPGVLTLSSARAVEGPSASTAGIEDRAAGVQLIYEGLRLTRALAADVPWDRDPPHTDGNVAILAADVMVARGFSLLASTEAADKAVETVKSFGRDETDDQQGRESRPHALEVDVFELAVLAGTTAFGVEPPESLLAYVEDLAASLGGDRPDPPESVPEEVAKAMADVPTPRRFESADEARPSATDP
- a CDS encoding CBS domain-containing protein, which encodes MDITDIVTSDYTAFDVGTPISKVSGAFDDPSLKAVVITDGDEYEGVLTRRQLASSHHQPSEKARSRVWHAPTVERTEDVREVARLMVGSDAKLLPVEDRDGALIGVVTGDDLLKKVTPYLNVISVDDVSSDDLVTLGPEETIGKALHVFREHRITHLPVMEDGDLAGVVSLHDVIGFTTREVRRSQGGDPGGTDSFGGDISDSSGRSRRGGFGAREGDRARLLDLPVEDVMTETVGTVSPGRPLDEAVEEMFELGGSSLVVEADDEPDGIVTKTDVLEALTWTGEERRPVQVFGIEHIDDITYDEIADMIENVTRKYGDMTVLEAKIHLHEHKETFRGTPLVLARIRLYTDKGHFIASDEGFGASHALHLALNMVERQILEGKTHGQTKKHPDAEYWERMYGWWLTGE
- a CDS encoding DUF2267 domain-containing protein; translation: MHFDEFTGQVQHRLELPGTAETLRAIRATLMTVGQRIPEGAAEDLAASLPMEIKWYMTGAVHEHGQRFDWREFLSRVSEIEGIDRPEAAYHARVIMDLVSTAVPESDFWQLRDQLPESEDDEDWGQLFEVTDAGGWGEAQEKQTGGGPQSDAESEAEPGETPE
- a CDS encoding amphi-Trp domain-containing protein produces the protein MGELETEAEKTRSEIASYLREFADQLDGGGDVTLELGGQQVALNPTNPVTFKLEGESDWSEGDTEAKQSIEFELVWWRDAQTPQEGTLDTGTGGE
- a CDS encoding AI-2E family transporter; protein product: MNLSKGFLLALVAVLLVLSVLLVHPFLQYVLGAVLLAYVLYPLQVRFEAYTSPMVAALSLVVLAVAGFVAPFVVVFWTVADSAERILQDFDADAMQTELLQARIEELTGREVDIAEGLVGSGREIGTVVFERSTEAFGTITFHLIGVALALFLVYYLLKDGSELLDWCYRTIPLPRDIQRDLYAEIDDVMWGVLVGHIFVGIVQGVVAGVGLAVTGVPNAVFWTAVMIVLAMVPLVGAIPVWGGAVVYLYLTGAPLLAVGLFVYSVIVVGLTDDYLRPFAVDRYAKLNPAVILIGILGGAYAFGIMGLFFGPVVLGALKATLRVGLDNWSRLDRRDIG